From Camelina sativa cultivar DH55 chromosome 7, Cs, whole genome shotgun sequence, one genomic window encodes:
- the LOC104702163 gene encoding protein NEN3-like, whose protein sequence is MASTQGGDERSEIVFFDLETAVPTKAGIPFAILEFGAILVCPMKLVELHSYSTLVRPTDLSLIATLTKRRSGITRDGVLSAPTFSEIADKVYDILHGRVWAGHNIKRFDCVRIRNAFAEIGLSPPEPKATIDSLSLLSQKFGKRAGDMKMASLATYFGLGDQTHRSLDDVRMNLEVVKYCATVLFLESSVPDILTDMSWCSPRKSPRTRSKEKSLPNGVRENQTSSSSSPKSDPSSSSVDATTVKNHPIISLLTECSESDTSSCEIDPSDITTLISKLHIGNLETDDAYEEPVRQPGESIDPNTKDESFLGVDEVSVSSIIAIPFYRGSLRMKLFHNDTPLHLCWYSLKIRFGISRKFLDHAGHPKMNIVVDIPPDLCKILDASDAAAHNLLIDSSTSSDWRPTVMRKEGFTNYPTARLQISSESNGDDTRCESGTQVYQKEEPLGTNQKLDFSSDNFEKLQSALLPGTLVDAFFSLESYDYQKMAGLRLLARKLVIHLKK, encoded by the exons ATGGCTTCGACTCAGGGGGGCGACGAGAGAAGCGAGATAGTTTTTTTCGATCTTGAGACGGCGGTTCCGACCAAAGCGGGGATACCTTTTGCGATTTTGGAGTTTGGGGCTATCTTAGTTTGTCCTATGAAGCTAGTGGAGCTTCATAGTTACTCCACTTTGGTTCGACCCACCGATCTTTCTCTCATAGCCACGCTCACGAAGCGACGAAGCGGTATTACGCGCGACGGAGTTCTCTCTGCACCTACCTTCTCTGAAATCGCCGATAAAGTCTACGACATTCTCCACG GACGAGTTTGGGCGGGACATAACAtaaagagatttgattgtgtAAGAATAAGAAACGCATTTGCAGAAATTGGTCTCTCTCCCCCGGAGCCGAAAGCTACCATTGATTCGCTTTCGTTGTTGTCTCAGAAGTTTGGGAAGAGAGCTGGTGACATGAag ATGGCATCGCTTGCTACATACTTCGGGCTAGGAGATCAAACTCACAG GAGCTTAGATGATGTCCGGATGAATCTTGAAGTTGTCAAGTACTGTGCAACCGTCTTGTTTCTG GAGTCCAGTGTTCCTGACATTCTTACAGACATGAGCTGGTGTTCTCCAAGAAAAAGTCCGAGAACACGAAGTAAAGAGAAGTCACTGCCTAATGGAGTCAGAGAAAACCagacttcatcttcttcgagtCCTAAAAGTGATCCGAGTTCCTCTTCCGTAGATGCCACAACCGTCAAAAACCATCCCATCATTTCTCTTCTGACGGAATGCTCAGAAAGTGATACATCTAGTTGTGAAATAGATCCATCTGATATAACCACTTTAATAAGCAAACTACATATTGGAAATCTTGAGACAGATGATGCGTATGAAGAGCCTGTTAGACAGCCGGGTGAATCAATCGATCCCAATACCAAAGATGAATCATTTTTGGGCGTTGATGAAGTATCTGTTTCTAGCATCATAGCAATCCCGTTTTATCGTGGGAGTCTGAGAATGAAGCTGTTTCACAACGACACCCCTCTACATCTCTGTTGGTATAGCTTGAAGATTCGGTTTGGAATCAGCCGGAAGTTTTTGGATCATGCAGGTCATCCAAAGATGAATATCGTTGTCGACATACCTCCTGACTTATGCAAGATCTTGGACGCATCCGATGCTGCTGCACATAACTTACTGATTGACTCAAGCACAAGCTCAGATTGGAGGCCTACCGTTATGAGGAAAGAAGGTTTTACTAACTATCCCACAGCCAGACTGCA AATAAGCTCAGAATCCAACGGAGATGATACCCGGTGTGAAAGTGGAACCCAGGTGTACCAAAAAGAAGAACCTTTGGGAACCAATCAAAAGCTCGATTTCAGTAGCGATAATTTTGAAAAGCTTCAGTCAGCGCTACTTCCAGGTACCCTGGTTGATGCATTCTTCTCACTCGAGTCTTACGATTATCAGAAAATGGCAGGGCTACGTCTACTAGCTAGAAAGTTGGTAATCCACCTGAAGAAGTGA